Proteins co-encoded in one Pseudomonas fluorescens genomic window:
- a CDS encoding phage terminase large subunit family protein translates to MSIIEWADKYRWLAPEEAARPGKYRFDVTPHLTWPGGPLEALDDPAVSEIVGRKSAQVAWTSGVLGNALGKWIDIDPSPILVLFPKAEAAKQYVGEKLEPMIEATPRLRKKVDLRSRKLQQRQDFKRFPGGFLKMVGSNSPASVKSTPVPRVAIEEPDDCNLNLRGQGDSIKLAKERLKTFRRSKIIIGGTPTIKGLSAIDAELELSDKRVGLVPCHECGQEHALSFDNLHCDEDPDYLHEVYGKKRPEKAFYSCPHCGGIWDDNQKNANLKHGRWSATAEFRGIAGYILNELYATFWGSRFQVLMEKKLQAEHAASQGNIGPMIAFVNSSKGESYEYQNDAPKTDELEKRAEPYAELTAPKGVLLVTVGVDVQGDRLALVITGWGRGEESWRLYWGELHGNPIDPHDAVWQELDRVISRPIPTEGGAQLAVSAVSIDSSDGNTSDAVYAYVRDRQRYNVMAIKGASVDSRDKEIFTKPPQSVDTSQDNTKAAKYGLRVHIVGTHKAKTLIDGRLRLKGSGPGRMHWYSEIRSDYYEQLTNEVLAPHARNPSKMVWQKKAGRRNEALDCEVYSLHAARSLKTHLLRDHEWDQLEQQLLQPTLFTTEQPVAPVPRRAVARGRGTRSRAGY, encoded by the coding sequence ATGAGCATCATCGAGTGGGCGGACAAGTACCGTTGGCTCGCTCCCGAGGAAGCGGCACGCCCCGGCAAATATCGCTTCGACGTGACGCCGCACCTGACCTGGCCCGGTGGACCGTTGGAAGCGTTGGACGATCCAGCCGTCAGCGAGATTGTCGGCCGCAAGTCGGCACAGGTGGCCTGGACCTCTGGCGTACTGGGCAACGCCTTGGGCAAGTGGATCGACATCGACCCATCGCCCATCCTGGTGCTGTTCCCCAAGGCGGAAGCGGCCAAGCAGTACGTCGGCGAAAAGCTCGAACCGATGATCGAAGCCACGCCACGCCTGCGCAAGAAAGTCGACTTGCGAAGTCGCAAGCTGCAGCAGCGTCAGGACTTCAAACGCTTCCCTGGCGGCTTTCTGAAGATGGTCGGCTCCAATAGTCCGGCCAGCGTGAAATCCACGCCGGTGCCACGAGTGGCCATTGAGGAGCCTGATGACTGCAACCTCAACCTGCGCGGACAGGGCGACAGCATCAAGCTGGCCAAAGAGCGACTGAAAACCTTCCGTCGCTCGAAGATCATCATCGGTGGGACACCGACCATCAAAGGCCTGTCGGCGATTGATGCAGAGCTGGAACTGTCGGATAAGCGTGTCGGTTTGGTGCCCTGCCATGAATGTGGCCAGGAACACGCGCTGAGCTTTGACAACCTGCATTGCGATGAGGATCCGGATTACCTGCACGAGGTGTACGGTAAGAAGCGTCCGGAGAAAGCGTTTTATTCCTGCCCGCACTGCGGTGGGATCTGGGACGACAACCAGAAAAACGCCAACCTCAAACACGGGCGCTGGTCGGCAACGGCAGAATTTCGCGGGATTGCGGGTTACATCCTGAACGAGCTGTACGCGACGTTCTGGGGATCGCGCTTTCAGGTGCTGATGGAGAAGAAACTTCAAGCCGAACACGCGGCTTCGCAGGGCAACATCGGACCGATGATCGCCTTCGTCAACAGCTCCAAAGGTGAAAGCTACGAGTACCAGAATGACGCGCCGAAGACCGACGAACTGGAGAAGCGCGCCGAGCCGTACGCGGAGCTGACAGCACCGAAAGGTGTGTTGTTGGTCACCGTGGGTGTCGATGTGCAGGGTGATCGCCTAGCTCTGGTTATCACCGGTTGGGGGCGTGGTGAGGAGTCATGGCGGCTGTATTGGGGCGAACTTCATGGCAACCCCATCGACCCGCATGATGCTGTATGGCAGGAACTGGACCGGGTGATCTCCCGGCCGATTCCCACCGAGGGCGGCGCCCAACTGGCGGTGTCGGCGGTAAGTATCGACAGCTCCGACGGCAACACCAGCGATGCGGTTTATGCCTACGTTCGGGATCGCCAGCGCTACAACGTCATGGCGATCAAAGGGGCTTCCGTCGATAGCCGTGACAAGGAAATTTTCACCAAACCACCACAGTCAGTGGACACCTCGCAAGACAACACCAAGGCTGCGAAATACGGCCTGCGGGTACACATCGTCGGCACGCACAAAGCCAAAACGTTGATCGACGGCCGACTCCGACTTAAGGGCAGTGGTCCAGGTCGTATGCACTGGTACAGCGAGATTCGCTCGGACTACTACGAGCAACTCACCAACGAAGTGCTGGCCCCACACGCACGCAACCCCAGCAAGATGGTGTGGCAGAAAAAAGCGGGTCGCCGCAACGAAGCGCTCGACTGCGAAGTGTATTCACTGCACGCCGCTCGCAGTTTGAAAACTCACCTGCTGCGTGATCACGAATGGGACCAATTGGAGCAGCAACTGCTACAGCCAACCCTGTTCACCACTGAACAACCGGTCGCACCGGTACCGCGCCGAGCAGTCGCTCGCGGGCGGGGCACCCGCAGTCGAGCGGGCTACTAA
- a CDS encoding terminase small subunit — protein MGRTVSKADLSEIVGRDERTLTRWQNDGMPVTEFGLGRGNENQYDTEAVIQWLMHQASLNGKKESSRDRLDRIRADREELAMAKDLGEVVIADDLVERFEAMITAAKVELLNTFPDALAAELSARYGVEVDDQLIRDPIEAILRRLSDYDKDDAPSDGYSDEPDDPEGFEENSD, from the coding sequence ATGGGCAGGACAGTTAGCAAGGCCGACTTAAGCGAGATCGTCGGTCGTGATGAACGCACCCTGACCCGTTGGCAGAACGACGGCATGCCAGTGACCGAGTTCGGCCTCGGTCGGGGCAACGAAAACCAATATGACACTGAAGCAGTGATTCAGTGGCTGATGCACCAGGCCTCGCTCAACGGCAAGAAAGAATCTTCCCGCGACCGCCTCGACCGGATCCGCGCTGATCGCGAAGAACTCGCGATGGCCAAGGATCTGGGAGAGGTTGTCATCGCCGATGATTTGGTCGAGCGCTTTGAAGCAATGATCACCGCCGCAAAGGTGGAGCTACTCAACACATTTCCCGACGCCTTGGCCGCCGAACTTTCGGCGCGCTACGGGGTGGAGGTTGACGACCAACTGATCAGGGATCCCATTGAAGCCATCCTGAGGAGGCTTTCTGACTATGACAAGGATGATGCCCCGTCAGATGGATATTCTGACGAACCGGACGATCCGGAGGGCTTTGAAGAAAACAGCGACTAA